A window of the Salarias fasciatus chromosome 7, fSalaFa1.1, whole genome shotgun sequence genome harbors these coding sequences:
- the LOC115391761 gene encoding acylglycerol kinase, mitochondrial-like — MARVVKVFRTLRNHWKKSTFAVGVLSYGGYWLYGKHCDNVLRREACLEAREYGRQLIGPQERLGKATVILNPAACSGKANNLFEKNAAPILQLAGVEVTIVKTDYEGQAKKLMELMEQTDILIVAGGDGTLQEVITGLLRRPDQEVFSNTPIGFIPLGSRNSLSPSLHLLADNKVRDITSATLSILKGETVPLDVLQIKGEKEQPVFALMGLRWGAFRDVAATISKFWYLGPLKTSAAHWLSTLREWPLIREASVSYLAPTLRPPDLPPQKPPRPNLLHRIIRRLKNYWSPPVEEPPKVEEPEKWEDQQLSTLELFIQTHNKNPVQRRVNDSLMICAEPDDLSVGEFITVGKKKDEDPTLFTKAATKLEAGACRLQLPEGTSGFYNIDNEEYEAMPVEVRLLPRKLRFFISAERREQLLTQTQ; from the exons ATGGCTCGGGTTGTGAAAGTGTTCCGTACGTTGCGGAATCACTGGAAGAAGTCCACGTTTGCTGTGGGCGTCCTGTCTTACGGGGGCTACTGGCTGTATGGTAAACACTG TGACAATGTTCTGCGCAGAGAGGCTTGTCTTGAGGCCAGG GAGTATGGACGTCAACTGATAGGACCACAGGAGCGACTCGGGAAAGCAACTGTGATTTTAaaccctgcagcctgcagtgg GAAAGCCAACAATCTGTTTGAGAAAAACGCTGCTCCCATTCTACAGCTGGCAGGTGTAGAAGTTACTATAGTCAAG ACTGACTATGAAGGCCAGGCTAAAAAACTGATGGAACTTATGGAGCAAACAGACATTCTGATCGTGGCCGGTGGAGACGGTACATTACAAGAAGTCATCACAGGTTTACTTCGGCGACCTGATCAA GAGGTCTTCAGTAACACACCCATCGGATTTATTCCACTTGGTTCTCGGAACTCATTGAGTCCAAGCCTTCATCTCCTCGCTGACAACAAGGTCAG AGACATCACATCAGCAACACTGTCCATTCTGAAAGGAGAAACTGTACCTCTGGATGTCCTACAAATAAAA ggagagaaagagcagcCAGTCTTTGCTCTGATGGGGCTGCGTTGGGGCGCTTTTAGAGACGTGGCTGCAACGATCAGCAA ATTCTGGTACCTCGGACCACTGAAGACGAGCGCAGCACATTGGCTCAGTACTCTAAGG GAGTGGCCTCTCATCCGGGAAGCCTCCGTATCCTACTTGGCTCCAACGCTCCGACCCCCTGACCTTCCTCCCCAGAAGCCCCCCAGGCCGAATCTGCTCCACCGCATCATCCGCCGGCTGAAGAACTACTGGAGTCCACCGGTGGAGG AGCCTCCAAAAGTGGAAGAGCCGGAGAAGTGGGAGGATCAGCAGCTGTCGACGTTGGAGCTGTTTATTCAGACGCACAACAAGAACCCCGTGCAGAGG CGTGTGAATGACTCCCTGATGATCTGTGCAGAGCCTGATGACTTAAGCGTGGGTGAATTCATCACAGTCGG tAAGAAAAAAGACGAAGACCCAACTTTATTCACGAAAGCCGCCACAAAACTGGAAGCTGGTGCTTGTCGGCTGCAGTTACCAGAG GGCACCTCTGGCTTCTACAACATCGACAACGAGGAGTACGAGGCCATGCCTGTAGAGGTAAGGCTGTTGCCACGGAAACTCCGCTTCTTCATCAGCGCCGAGCGCCGAGAGCAGCtcctcacacagacacagtaa